In one Arenibacter antarcticus genomic region, the following are encoded:
- a CDS encoding 3-hydroxybutyryl-CoA dehydrogenase, which yields MINIAVIGAGTMGNGIAHVFAQHGYKTNLIDISGESLKKGISTISKNLDRMIAKELITDITKKLTLENISTFTVLSEGVKEVNLVIEAATENTDLKLKIFGELDNLCPPNTILASNTSSISITKIAAATKRADKVIGMHFMNPVPIMKLVEIIRGYSTSDEVTNTIMELSKNLGKTPTEVNDYPGFVANRILMPMINEAIETLYTKVAGVEEIDTVMKLGMAHPMGPLQLADFIGLDVCLSILNVMYDGFKNPKYAPCPLLVNMVMAGKLGVKSGQGFYDYSSSRKAEVVSPQFR from the coding sequence ATGATAAACATTGCAGTCATAGGTGCAGGTACCATGGGAAATGGCATTGCACACGTATTTGCCCAACACGGATATAAAACCAACCTAATAGATATCAGTGGGGAATCTTTGAAAAAAGGGATATCAACCATCAGCAAAAATTTAGATCGAATGATCGCCAAGGAGTTGATCACCGATATTACCAAAAAATTGACCTTAGAGAATATAAGCACATTTACTGTTCTATCTGAAGGAGTCAAGGAGGTGAATCTGGTAATTGAGGCCGCTACTGAAAATACGGATCTAAAATTAAAAATCTTCGGGGAATTAGACAACCTCTGTCCTCCCAATACCATTTTAGCCAGTAACACTTCCTCCATCTCCATTACCAAGATCGCTGCCGCTACAAAAAGGGCAGACAAGGTAATAGGGATGCATTTTATGAACCCGGTCCCTATTATGAAGTTGGTGGAGATTATTAGGGGCTATAGCACCTCTGATGAGGTGACCAATACAATAATGGAACTATCCAAAAACCTTGGAAAAACCCCTACTGAAGTCAATGATTACCCTGGGTTTGTCGCCAATAGGATATTAATGCCCATGATAAATGAAGCTATTGAGACACTTTACACCAAGGTGGCTGGAGTTGAGGAAATAGACACGGTAATGAAGTTAGGAATGGCCCATCCCATGGGGCCCTTACAACTGGCCGATTTTATTGGTTTGGATGTCTGTCTCTCCATATTAAACGTAATGTACGATGGTTTTAAGAATCCCAAGTACGCACCCTGTCCACTTTTGGTGAATATGGTTATGGCAGGTAAACTTGGTGTAAAATCCGGGCAAGGATTCTACGACTATTCCTCCTCTCGAAAGGCCGAAGTGGTATCCCCACAATTCCGCTAA
- a CDS encoding Gfo/Idh/MocA family protein translates to MLNVGVLGAGHLGKIHLRLLNESTKYNLVGFYDPDVINGKKVAAEFGYTFFDNINKLIDAVDVIDIVTPTLSHFDCARRAMEKGKHVFIEKPITNTLEEAETLLALEKKHGVKGQVGHVERFNPAFMAVKENILNPMFIETHRLAEFNPRGTDVPVVLDLMIHDIDAILSVVNSEVKQINASGVSVISNSPDIANARIEFENGCVANLTASRISLKNMRKSRFFQRDAYISVDFLEKKVEVVKMKDAPEEPGDFDMILQNAEGVKKQIYFENPSIPINNAILDELETFADAINNNTTPVVTLEQGFKALKVALQIIKSF, encoded by the coding sequence ATGCTTAATGTTGGCGTCCTAGGAGCAGGACATTTAGGAAAAATACACCTTAGGTTACTCAATGAATCCACCAAGTATAACTTAGTCGGTTTTTACGATCCAGATGTAATCAACGGGAAGAAGGTCGCTGCCGAATTTGGGTATACTTTCTTTGATAATATCAATAAATTAATAGATGCTGTAGACGTAATAGATATCGTTACCCCTACCCTTTCCCATTTCGATTGTGCCAGAAGGGCCATGGAAAAGGGCAAGCACGTATTTATAGAAAAGCCCATCACCAACACTTTGGAGGAGGCCGAAACTCTCCTAGCCCTCGAAAAAAAACACGGAGTAAAGGGACAGGTGGGGCATGTAGAGCGATTTAATCCTGCCTTTATGGCGGTAAAGGAAAATATCCTCAACCCTATGTTTATTGAAACCCATAGGTTAGCCGAATTTAATCCACGGGGAACCGATGTTCCGGTAGTATTGGATTTAATGATACACGATATTGATGCCATACTCAGCGTTGTAAATTCAGAGGTAAAACAGATCAATGCCAGTGGCGTTTCGGTAATTAGCAACTCTCCTGATATTGCAAATGCAAGAATAGAATTTGAAAATGGCTGTGTCGCTAACCTTACTGCCAGCAGAATTTCCTTGAAAAATATGAGGAAATCACGCTTTTTTCAACGTGATGCCTATATCTCTGTAGATTTTTTAGAGAAAAAGGTTGAAGTGGTGAAAATGAAGGATGCCCCAGAAGAACCAGGAGATTTTGACATGATATTACAGAATGCCGAAGGAGTGAAAAAACAAATTTATTTTGAAAACCCCTCCATTCCTATAAATAATGCCATATTGGATGAATTGGAGACTTTTGCCGATGCCATTAACAATAACACCACACCGGTAGTAACCCTAGAACAAGGCTTTAAAGCTCTGAAAGTGGCATTACAGATCATTAAGTCGTTTTAG
- a CDS encoding YggS family pyridoxal phosphate-dependent enzyme → MSIRDNLTKIKESLPSNVTLVAVSKTKPIASIQEAYEAGHRIFGENKIQEMTEKWETLPKDIHWHMIGHVQRNKVKYMAQFVSLIHGVDSLKLLKEINKQAKKYDRTISCLLQVHIAEEESKFGFDETELMDLISSGELEPLQHIKITGLMGMATFTEDSQQIIKEFRTLKSLFDKVEAKLSGIKDLSMGMSGDYHIAIDEGSTMVRLGSSIFGARN, encoded by the coding sequence ATGTCTATAAGAGATAATCTCACCAAAATAAAGGAATCCCTGCCCTCAAATGTCACTTTGGTAGCAGTATCCAAAACAAAGCCTATAGCTAGCATACAGGAAGCCTATGAAGCAGGACATCGGATTTTTGGTGAAAACAAAATTCAGGAGATGACCGAGAAATGGGAGACCTTGCCCAAAGATATTCATTGGCATATGATTGGGCATGTTCAACGTAACAAGGTAAAGTATATGGCTCAATTTGTATCCTTGATACATGGGGTGGATAGCCTAAAACTCCTAAAAGAAATCAATAAGCAGGCTAAAAAATACGACCGAACCATATCTTGTTTACTACAAGTACACATTGCCGAGGAGGAATCTAAATTTGGTTTTGATGAAACGGAATTAATGGATTTAATTTCTTCAGGGGAGTTGGAACCCTTGCAACATATAAAAATCACGGGGCTCATGGGCATGGCCACTTTTACAGAGGATTCCCAACAAATAATAAAAGAGTTCCGGACCCTTAAAAGTTTATTTGACAAAGTTGAAGCAAAGCTATCCGGTATAAAAGACCTATCTATGGGAATGAGCGGGGATTACCATATTGCCATTGATGAGGGCAGTACTATGGTGCGACTGGGAAGCAGTATTTTTGGAGCTAGAAATTAA